A single Montipora foliosa isolate CH-2021 chromosome 7, ASM3666993v2, whole genome shotgun sequence DNA region contains:
- the LOC138011116 gene encoding beta-1 adrenergic receptor-like, with the protein MATDLQSRSVYLVVVEVSSLIVLNLLSLMGNTLVCISVYSNTRLRTATNFYITALAIGDLLSGVFVMPLTIGVLVSGRWIFGEVGCSFHSFLSLFAIYVSPVTMGLTALNRYVRMCRPEHEYQKFFSRKKSLALLASVWVFVACYNGLPVIAGVQKSTFVPGYAACSVGHLSESGTLIHYGIVIPLFLLTPLTITVFSYVKVAKKMQQHKIETSSLRQTSPIISAREIRISKSLFVVVFAFMICWIPFWIIVLVMRLHLVPKIPRNVLLLSSFLLYISNTINPFIYAGMSPCFRREFRKIVCTERRNVGDRINKIPPQPDTNDVIQEDEDHFSID; encoded by the coding sequence ATGGCGACTGATCTGCAATCTAGAAGCGTATATTTGGTTGTCGTAGAAGTCAGCTCGTTAATTGTCTTGAACCTTCTGTCCCTTATGGGAAACACCTTGGTTTGCATCTCCGTATACAGTAACACACGATTGCGTACAGCAACGAATTTTTATATCACTGCGCTGGCAATAGGTGATTTACTGTCAGGCGTGTTTGTAATGCCGTTGACGATTGGCGTCCTTGTAAGTGGCCGCTGGATTTTTGGTGAAGTTGGCTGTAGCTTtcattcctttctttctttgtttgccATCTACGTTTCACCAGTAACAATGGGGCTAACAGCGCTCAATCGTTATGTGCGAATGTGCAGGCCAGAGCATGAATATCAGAAGTTCTTTTCTAGGAAAAAGTCACTGGCACTTTTAGCGTCTGTTTGGGTTTTTGTTGCCTGTTATAATGGCCTCCCCGTCATAGCTGGTGTTCAAAAAAGCACTTTTGTCCCTGGATATGCCGCTTGTTCCGTTGGTCATCTCAGCGAAAGTGGAACACTGATACACTATGGCATCGTCATCCCATTGTTCCTTTTAACACCTTTAACAATCACCGTGTTTAGCTACGTAAAAGTTGCGAAAAAGATGCAACAGCACAAAATCGAAACGTCGTCCTTGCGACAAACCTCACCAATCATTAGTGCCCGAGAGATAAGAATTAGTAAATCTCTATTCGTAGTTGTTTTCGCTTTCATGATCTGTTGGATTCCCTTTTGGATCATTGTCCTTGTAATGCGCCTACACTTGGTTCCAAAGATACCACGAAACGTACTGCTGCTAAGTTCATTTTTGCTTTACATATCCAATACAATCAATCCATTTATTTACGCTGGTATGAGCCCTTGTTTCAGACGAGAATTCCGGAAGATTGTTTGTACGGAAAGGAGGAATGTTGGGGATCGTATAAATAAAATACCACCTCAGCCAGATACGAATGACGTTATTCAAGAAGACGAAGACCATTTCTCAATTGATTAA